The genome window aattaaaaaataaaaataaaggatagaaAACAATACATTGTTATGTGAATAAACCAAGGTGCAGAACAACATGTATCTGGGAGATCTCTTCCTATCAGTACACAGAGCTTCCTTATTCTGTTTTAACTTGCATGCTATATAAAACTTTTTGATAAATCAGTCTACTATCATTGGACATGTATGTTATTCACAACCTTTTGCTGCAATGCTTAATCTTATATACATGCCATTTCATACATGTGAACCTAACGACATACATGTGAGTCTAACCATAAGATAAATTGCTAGACACAGAAACTCAAGGTCAAGGGATATAAGTGTTGTAATTCTGATAAATATAGCCAAATTGCCCTCCTCAGTAGTTATAACAATTTTCACTCCCACTTGTGACATGAAAGAGTTTAAATTTTACACTGCACTGAATCTAAACAGTACCAATGGCTTACTTTCTAGATGCTTGCCTGAAAATATCCTACTTTTACCGCCTGATTATGTAACAAATAGGATTCTAAAAACACCTTCTGTAACACAGAAATCTGCATAATTTTATCATTGCCATACAAAGTTTTCTGACTGAGGCCAAGAAAGAAGGAAGCTAAAAGAAAGGAGAAGCTGAGATTCTCCATTCTTAGCTGACATGCACGCAACATTAAGTATTTTCCTCTATTCAGCATAAAAGACTTAAAACTTTCTACTTACTACACAAAGTGTTAGTGATGTGAAAATTTAGCCAATTGTGCTATTTATTTTAACCAACAAAAGCTCTATAAGTGTTAGATTTACCAAAGTCCTGAACAAGACAACTTTACTAAATAAAGGCAGGGTGCTCAAAGAGATTCACAATATAGCTAAGGACAAAGAATCTCACGCAGAAGACATGCTGTAGagagaaaatgctagaaaaacaCAACTGAAATGTTTCGTCtcctttataaaagaatatagagGGGAGGAAAAAGGGAACACACTTTTAACTGAAAGagttgacaattttattttcacatttcacaATACAAATGAAGACTGCCCTTTTTTTGGTTCTACTTCTTCCCTTCAAAACTATTCTCTCTTTGATAGCAAGGGGGAGCAAATTTTCCTTATGTAAAGAAAACACCCAGAGTCACAGCACCATGATCTCCTGGTGAAGCAGAACAAGTAATATAAAACTGACATAAAGAGACCTCCCCTCTATCCTTATCTGTCTGGTCGAGTCATTCCTGGCCGAGTGGGCACCATCATGGGACGGGCGGGAGGTCTCATCATTGGGGGCCCAGGCATCATTGGCATGTGACCTCCCATGGGTGGCCTCATTCCAGGAGCTgtaggacaaaaaaaaagaaaaagaaaaagaaaaggaaaagatgggGAGTCAGAAAATACCATTTATGAGAGAGTTTGACGGGacttcaattaaaacaaaaaaaaagtagccaCCCCCCCTGCAAAATGCTGGAAAAAAGACATACTTGACAGAAGAAATGCAACAAATTCATCACATCTGTAAATTACTTAGACAttctcaaacaaaaaacaaaaaggtcaaCACAAGAACCATGTGGGAATCATgatataataatgatagtaaGGGGGAAACTATTAATAGACTGCTTTCCAGAAATCACCAGGGACACTAGTTCCCTAAACTGACCTTTTTTCCCACTCAGGGAAATTCACAACTAAGTCACATGTTATTCAGTCAGCTCTTTTAATCAGTTATATCCACCATATAACCAGGAGCTATTTCATGAATGTACACAGGCACAGAGGACAATCTTACCACTAAGCGTTTGTTCGGAGTTGTAGGAAAGGTGAGCAGGAGGCCCATGCTGAGAACCTGTTAGTAACCATACTTAGCTCAagtcaagaaaaataataggCAATAATGTGATTTATAACAAttagcacacacaaaaaactgaTTTTTCTAATGCATATTagaaactattaatttttttacgTGTCCCATCAATAAACCAGCCAAATAAAtgagccagggaggggagggcaagcAGAGGGGTAGGGAAGGAACACAGACAGCTTCAAGGGAATTGATAATGTTCTACTTCCTCAGCTGGGTGATAGGTTCAcggatattcattttattattatgccTCATAATTTTCTTGTtacatatattctttataaatatcaaattttacctatttatttttaactaaataattttgattaagttTGCAGTAAACAGCTCAAGAGAAACTATATTCAAAGCTATATTCAAACTATATTCAAAGCTGAATATAGCCTTATAACAAAAAGTGAAACACGAGTATATGCAAAGACACAAAATCCAACAGGTACAGAATTTTCTTTAAGACCAATTTCAACAGGAACAGAGAATAATACTAAACTTCTAAATATCACATAAAGGCCTATGCTTAACATAACCTATATTTAAGCATTTCTTCAAGGAAACTGATATAGACCAAACATTAAAAACTGAGCACCAAAAAACTTGTTTTCTTTGGTCTCCACAGTGGATTTAATCTGAATTAGTTGCCAACAGTGGGATTTCATTAGAAGTCTAGattcccggccgggcgctgtggctcacgcctataatcctagctcttgggaggccgaggcgggcggattgctcaaggtcaggagttcaaaaccagcctgagcaagagcgagaccccgtctctactataaatagaaagaaattaattggccaactgatatatatataaaaaaaattagccgggcatggtggcgcatgcctgtagtcccagctacccgggaggctgaggcagaaggatcactcgagcccaggagtttgaggttgctgtgagctaggctgacgccatggcactcactctagcctgggcaacaaagcgagactctgtctcaaaaaaaaaaaaaaaaaaaaagaagtctagaTTCCCTATTTCttgtaaactttttattatggaaatataCAAACAGACAGGAATAGTAAAAAAAGAGTATAATGAACATCCATGTATCCATCATCCAGCTTCAACAATCACCCACCCACAGCCAACTTTGTTTATTGACACtctcccacccaccaccacctactcaattattttaacataaatctCACAATCTTGTTTTATcctggttaaaaaacaaaacaaaaaaaccacctcAGAAGAACTGACAACACCAACCTGTATTCTCAAATGTCAATTATAGGCTGAAGCTGAGTTCTGGAAGCCTTCTTTAGATGGATTATGCATTCCCCAGTTCACCACATCCCTAACCTCCCTAGGAATCTGAATTTGTGACCCTGATTTAGGATGCTAAAGCCAtctaaataattttgattatgttCAAGTCAGTAAGGCAGGAACTCTCTTTATCTACGCCTTTAAATGATACCGATAAGCAGGCATAATGAATATTTCTGGCTAGGAAGCTACTTTAATAACTTTGCACCTTGTCTTTCCAGATAAGTCACAGGCATCAGTTGTATCTATTCCCAAACCTGGGTATGTCGGTTGTAGTTATTACTCTAGTTATGTAATCTATTCTGCAAACCAGTAAAATATGattgtgaaatgaaaattatttcttggaAAGCTAACTTGATACTTAGAAAACTGAGGAAAATGATCCCCCCAAAATGTTCACAAATTTGGAAGGCagaaataatcataaaagatGGGAACTATTAATAGACTATATCACAAGGTCTCTAATCacttcaaaaaaatatgaaactaaaGTTGGTAGAAGATGCATAATGGTTATGGTTTATTGGTTTATGCAAGAAATATATGGTGTTAGAATCAGCGAACTCACTCTCAAAGCAAAGGTCCTGCCTATGTATCAGGAAGATTTACAGATTAATGAACATTtatgtttacattaaaataaaatgtttcatgtaTAAGGTTTCCCCTCCACTTCCTGAATAAAAAAACCAACTACCCTAAGGCCGTTTTTCAAATACTGATTTGGCCTAGTTAACCTGCAAGATTAAACCAGCAAGAGAAGGTAGCTCTGCTCCCaatcaaaactgagaaaatatatcTAACCTTTCTCCCACTCCTCAAATGGAACAAGTTCATCTATctttctattcattataaatGGTCAAAAGTCAGAATGAGGCAAGAcaacaggagggagggagaagaaatacAGAAGCAGCCCTATCTTGCTTTTTAGTAGGACAAAGTCCTTGGCTATCACCCAATTATACTGATAAACaagtatttcttttacttttttaggCCCCTCTCCCAAATTTTTCAAGAATCTTTTTATCCTTAATGATTgaccaaatttaattttttgcaaAAAACACTTTTAGACAACTAGTTAGGAATTCCATTTAACTGGAGAACTAAAACACAATGGTGCAtactaaaaagaaagatattcaaACTTACCAGGTCCCACTGGCAtcatcccaggaggaggagggcccaTCATTGGCATCATGGGAGGGCCCCCCATATGGGGTGCTGGCATCATACCAGGGCGAGGAGGACcagctgaaataaagaaaagagccTGTCGTTAAGGTATGCTTATATGTTGACATTTTCTCTTCTTAGTAAAACTAACAGGGTCCCATGAACTGTCTCAAATTCAGAAACAATAGACCTcttactgtttctttttataacagtggatccaaaaaaaatcacatgccataaaactttagaaaatgaagtcaggttccccagattaaaaaaaattctgaaattttaattttaaaagggggAGGGGGTTGTACCTTCTGTAGAGCTCCTGATGAACTTAAGCCACAAATACAGAATTTCAGACCCCCTTTCTTAAATTTGGATACATTTACGAGGTAAAAGTACAGTTTTGATGCACGACTATATtatgtagtggtgaagtctgagATTTTATTAATGGTATaaccatcaccagaatagtgtatattgtactcGTTAAGTAACTTCTCATTTCTCATCCCCTCCCATTCTtccacccttctgagtctccaatgtttATTATTCCACACTCTCtatccatgtgtacacattatctttttttttttttttttttgagacagagtctcgctttgttgtccaggctagagtgagtgccgtggcgtcagcctagctcacagcaacctcaaactcctgagctcaagcaatcctcctgcctcagcctcccgagtagctgggactacaagcatgcaccaccatgcccggctaattttttttttttctatatatatcagttggccaattaatttctttctatttatagtagagacggggtctcgctcttgctcaggctggtttcgaactcctgacctcgagcaatccgccagcctcggcctcccagagagctaggattacaggcgtgagccaccgcgcctggcccacattatctttttaatatacttcCTTTTCCTCTGCGTATACACCCATTAGTGAGACTAATGGATTAAATggtaatgttatttttctcttccagcccctcaaatggtagttctatttttagttcattgagAAATCTCCttaatgttttccataaaggttaaactaatttacattcccaccaacagtgtgtaagcattccctttttagatcctttattaaaaaatcaaaatttgagtttaaaagattctttggaggccgggcgtggtggctcacgcctgtaattctagcactctgggaggccgaggcgggcagattggtcgaggtcaggagttcgaaaccaacctgagcaagagcaagaccccgtctctactaaaaatataaagaaattaattggccaactaatatatatatagaaaaaattagctgggcatggtggcgcatgcctatagtcccagctactcgggagactgaggcagaaggatcgcttgagcctaggagtttgaggttgctgtgagctaggctgatgccacggcactcactctagcctgggcaacaaagcgagaatctgtctcaaaaaaaagattctttggaAATACAAAGACTTACATGCAGAGATATGGCTGACtgtatcatttacaatagcaaaaattTAGAACAAGTTCAATATCCAACAATGAGAAAATAGTGAGGTAAACTACGGTACATTCACACCACAGACTattctgcttttataaataatggcGTTGAGTGCCAGCCAGTCAAGGTGGAACAGGAGACAGAAATGACCTTTGAGTTGCTGTGGAAAGAGGCCTGACCAGGTCCCAGGATGGGAGAAGCCCAGAAAAGATTCAGCAGGCCATTAGTGGTCAACCTATGTTAGTATGTAAACTACTACAAACAGCTTACTCCTCTGTGTTTACATCCATGATTACTTATAAGACTGAGTTTAGGTCTCTGAATTCAGTTTCAAATCTGGACCCCTCTAGGAGAGCCACAGAACTTACGACCAAGTACTGTACTCAATCTCTTCCTGTCTGCCCTGCAGAAACAACAAACTTTCCAAGAGAGCAGAGGCCTATGATCCACTCCACTTTCAACTATccaattcttttttgttgtttttggagacagagtctcactttgttgcccaagctagagtgagtgccatggcgtcagcctagttcacagcaacggcaacctcaaactcctgggctcaagtgatccttctgcctcagtctcccgagtagctgggactacaggcaagcaccaccatgcctggctagtttttttctatatatattagttggccaattaattcctttctatttacagtagagatggggtctcactcttgctcaggctggtttcgaactcctgacctcaaccaatctgcccgcctcggcctcccagaatgctagaattacaggcgtgagccaccacccctggccgaCTATCCAATTCTTATCTTCCACAAAGTATGTATTACAGTTTTAGGTGGTTTAGAAAATAAGGGTAGAGACTGAGGAGTTTATCAGCTACTGCAGTACTCTAGTGCTGTGTTCATAGCAGTAAATACTTTAATGTACTCAGCAACTCTTACTCATATATCAGCTCATCTAATCAAAAGTTCACTCTGAGCTTTCCATTTGAATTTGTCTTACACCAACACTTGGGATGCCAGAAATACAATGTCCTAGTAACAGTGCAATCGAAAGTTAATTCTAAAGTTATTTTAGAAATTACACCACCAATGTTATTTTCTATAACTAtctatgtattcattcaacaagcattcaAAAGCTAACTGTGAGATAATCTAAATCTAACATAATCGAAGAATAATCTGCCCACTTACAGCCCTTAAGGTAAAAAGGTTAAACTTACGAAGACTGGGGGGAGGTGGAATCATCGCCcctgcaggaggaggagcagagaacGGAGTAGGAGGTATTTTTCCTTGTTGAAATGCAGCCGCTTTGGATATAAGGTtgagaaagaaacacaacaaATGATGAATAAGAGTTCAACAACCCATTTACTAAAATAACTGcttttgtttaaatcttttatgGTTCCAATTACTTTATTCCCGCAAACATTCATCTACAGTTACTACATCATGGctttacagttttaaaatcattttcaggcATTCACTACCTAAAATTGCAATTAATTGGTTTActgatttaggttttttttttttttttttttgagacagagtctcactttgttgcctgggctagaatgccatggcgtcagtctagctcacagcaacctcaaactcctgggctcaagcaatcctcttgtctcagcctcccaagtagctgggactacaggcatgtcccaccatgcctggctaattttttatatatgtttttagttgtccaattaatttctttttatttacagtagagacggggtctcgctcttgctcaggctgattttgaactactgacctcgaccaatccacccgcctcagcctcccagagtgctaggatttcaggcctgagccacagcacccggcctgatTTAGGTTCTTTAAGCTATTTTTACTTAGCATTTCTATGGCTAAATTAAACTACGGGAGATTGCAATGAAAATTTCCTTCCTAGCAATGTCTTTCACCAAAGAGAAGCAGTCATCTTTATCTGTAGATGTGGTTTATAATCAATTTAAGCCAATCGTATTTTGTTTGAAAAGTATACATACATGCCCAAAGGTCAGGCTTTATAAAATTTCTACCCTTCCT of Microcebus murinus isolate Inina chromosome 5, M.murinus_Inina_mat1.0, whole genome shotgun sequence contains these proteins:
- the SNRPC gene encoding U1 small nuclear ribonucleoprotein C; translated protein: MPKFYCDYCDTYLTHDSPSVRKTHCSGRKHKENVKDYYQKWMEEQAQSLIDKTTAAFQQGKIPPTPFSAPPPAGAMIPPPPSLPGPPRPGMMPAPHMGGPPMMPMMGPPPPGMMPVGPAPGMRPPMGGHMPMMPGPPMMRPPARPMMVPTRPGMTRPDR